Proteins from one Mugil cephalus isolate CIBA_MC_2020 chromosome 15, CIBA_Mcephalus_1.1, whole genome shotgun sequence genomic window:
- the sptbn4a gene encoding spectrin beta chain, non-erythrocytic 4, whose product MLMARDTARDEAQKLHRKWLKHQAFMAELARNKEWLAKIEQEGQELIQEKPELRSVVQQKLEEIRECWSDLETTTKAKARALFENNKPEPAVKSYSDIDNQLSHLEQQPPQLEQAHHLPTFNEQLQKFQAMESQIGDFYKDVGELGSLQGLCLPQRGLMAGDKEGGEQSGVVETRIVRLIEPLKERRRILLASKEMHQVAQDLEDEILWIQERLPLASCKDYGNNLQSVQQHVKKNQALQRELTGRRARVEEVLDRAGIIASLRTPEVEFVREGAGHVRQLWEVLQLETERRAVMLDAVLQAQQYYSEAAKVESWLSGQKLQLLNEEKGTDEASTLQLLKTHLALEQTVETYAETVGMLSQQCQRLLELGHPESEQITKQQSHIDRLYVSLKDMVEHRKTKLEQQYWLYQLNKEVEELEKWITEREAVASSTELGQDLEDVTVLQEKFTKFASETNSVGQQRMEQVNKMVNEMIDCGHSDAATIAEWKDGLNESWADLLELMETRRQMLAASHQLHKFFTDCKEVLAQIAGKMKQLPEVRACQANITNPATLQRLMHSFEHALQLLVAQVRQLQENAAQLRTIYAGEKAEAIMVKEQEVMGAWKELLSSCEASRVQVTSVTDKVQFFSVVRENLMWMEGIMGQIGWDEPRDLTALEVMMKQHQELKVKIDGRSKTIQQCADLGKILIAAGNPASEEIKEKLDSLLNKQKDLVEKWDKHQERLQRKQENFQFAQETVKAEAWLKAKEPLIASKQQEGGEARTQTDEVEQLILRHEAFRKAAVTWKERFSSLRQLSAAEKKKEEEKKSTPLSSRRMFPLSCLTPCVPSTSATSPFLRQTLQAHVEPKPLQSSLDLGATSTAQRLSSTLASYNPVINGSGYHGLEQQCSGKLASTSYLGMNHQAAGGGSDSLFSAITSQSGGADTSPYLGINHQTAGSAESSGYFGLSTGCVGGMQNQLGTGRLGSSGNLAQQPNSGGLGGTAFQPQQNMGSSGYLAQSQNMGSSGYLGQQTNLGSSGYLAQQPNMGSSGYLAQQLNMGSSGYLAQQPNMGSSGYLAQQPNMGSSGYLAQQPNMGSSGYLAQQPNMGSSGYLAQNYQGGSGGMGSSSYLAQNHYSSGSLGSSGFLAQSGGIMDPKMAYAWQHLKADFMQPRINHIHKAVNPLLEASRVQREQFGDIPMADTVGPESGLELLHGRLQRDPRGSRSDPQMDHLRREREYKLGRQTSSEQEIQARLNELPLIVRQERYRRRLERQSSSEQEGNGKPRIQRQDSSDLEGSVKEGSDKRSGEKRSTMAEIVEQVQEREAATARGEPYRPPSSLSAPVTRFDGRPRARDRPKPRRRPRPKEPEETRRSRSAPATGAPTTPQPPSHTAHNEGFLYRKKATSSDLEAQQRSPNSKSWVNVYCVLKEGMLTFYKDARNLSTTYNGEPSVDLSNCSFDPSLGYKKKKNVFILKFSDGNNFVFHAKDEEDLKAWTSNITTCLEEHEAMAKWDKPGTSSMDPDRSERKEKSEGDADARSERSELAEGEERSEKERSEKGDGSEKLDTSEIADKLEGGAGGSSTSGKSK is encoded by the exons GAGGGTCAGGAGCTGATACAGGAGAAGCCGGAGCTGCGTTCGGTCGTGCagcagaagctggaggagatcAGGGAGTGCTGGTCCGACCTGGAGACCACAACCAAGGCCAAGGCCCGAGCGCTCTTCGAAAACAACAAGCCCGAGCCGGCCGTGAAGAGCTACTCCGACATCGACAACCAGCTCTCCCACCTGGAGCAGCAGCCCCCCCAGCTGGAACAGGCGCACCACCTGCCCACCTTCAATGAGCAGCTCCAGAAATTCCAG GCCATGGAGTCTCAGATAGGAGACTTCTACAAGGATGTGGGAGAGCTGGGAAGCTTGCAGGGGCTCTGCCTGCCCCAGCGAGGGCTGATGGCGGGTGACAAGGAAGGCGGGGAGCAGTCAGGCGTGGTGGAGACCCGCATTGTCCGCCTCATTGAGCCCCTGAAGGAGAGGCGCCGCATCCTACTGGCTTCCAAAGAGATGCACCAGGTCGCCCAGGACCTGGAGGATGAGATA CTGTGGATTCAGGAGAGGCTTCCCTTGGCCTCCTGTAAGGACTATGGGAATAACCTCCAGAGTGTGCAGCAGCATGTAAAAAAGAATCAG GCACTCCAAAGGGAGCTGACGGGGCGGCGGGCTCGTGTTGAGGAGGTTCTAGACCGGGCGGGAATCATCGCTTCGCTGAGGACTCCTGAGGTGGAGTTCGTGCGCGAGGGGGCGGGGCACGTACGCCAGCTGTGGGAGGTTTTGCAGctggagacggagaggagggcTGTGATGCTGGACGCTGTGCTACAGGCTCAGCAGTACTACAGCGAGGCAGCTAAAGTGGAGTCCTGGCTGTCGGGGCAGAAGCTCCAACTGCTCAATGAAGAAAAAGGCACA GACGAGGCGAGCaccctgcagctgctgaagacTCACCTGGCTCTGGAGCAAACGGTGGAGACATATGCAGAAACAGTAGGGATGCTGTCTCAGCAATGCCAGCGTCTTCTGGAGCTGGGACACCCAGAGAG TGAGCAGATCACCAAGCAGCAGTCGCACATAGACCGGCTGTACGTGTCTCTGAAGGACATGGTGGAGCACAGGAAGACcaagctggagcagcagtacTGGCTCTATCAGCTTAACAAGGAGGTGGAAGAGTTAGAGAAGTGGATCACGGAGCGGGAGGCGGTTGCCAGTTCCACCGAGCTGGGCCAGGACCTTGAGGATGTCACG gtgcttCAGGAGAAGTTCACCAAGTTTGCCTCAGAAACCAACAGCGTTGGCCAGCAGCGCATGGAGCAGGTGAACAAGATGGTGAACGAGATGATCGACTGCGGCCACTCGGACGCTGCCACCATTGCTGAGTGGAAGGACGGACTGAACGAGTCGTGGGCCGACCTCCTGGAGCTGATGGAGACGCGCAGGCAGATGCTGGCGGCGTCCCACCAGCTGCACAAGTTCTTCACCGACTGCAAAGAG GTCTTGGCTCAGATCGCGGGGAAGATGAAGCAGCTGCCAGAGGTGAGGGCGTGCCAAGCCAACATCACCAATCCAGCCACCCTGCAGAGACTCATGCACTCCTTTGAGCATGCCCTTCAACTGCTAGTTGCCCAG GTGAGGCAGCTACAGGAGAACGCCGCCCAGCTGAGGACCATCTACGCTGGAGAGAAGGCCGAGGCCATCATGGTCAAGGAGCAGGAAGTGATGGGGGCGTGGAAGGAGCTGCTGAGCTCCTGCGAGGCCAGTCGCGTCCAGGTGACTTCAGTAACCGACAAGGTGCAGTTCTTCTCTGTGGTGCGTGAAAACCTAATGTGGATGGAAGGCATCATGGGCCAGATAGGCTGGGATGAGCCAAG GGATTTGACAGCTCTGGAGGTGATGATGAAACAACACCAGGAGCTGAAAGTCAAAATAGATGGCCGCAGCAAGACCATACAGCAATGTGCCGATCTCGGCAAGATCCTGATAGCTGCAGGAAACCCTGCATCAGAGGAG ATAAAAGAGAAGTTGGACAGTCTTCTGAATAAGCAGAAGGATCTTGTTGAGAAATGGGACAAACATCAGGAGAGGTTACAGCGCA AGCAGGAAAACTTCCAGTTTGCCCAAGAGACGGTAAAGGCGGAAGCCTGGCTGAAGGCCAAGGAGCCGCTGATTGCCTCCAAGCAgcaagagggaggagaggccCGAACCCAAACCGACGAGGTCGAACAGCTCATCCTTCGCCACGAGGCGTTCCGGAAGGCTGCTGTAACCTGGAAAGAACGCTTCAGCTCCCTTCGCCAGCTCTCCGCA GccgagaagaaaaaagaggaggagaaaaagtcAACCCCGCTCTCCAGTCGAAGGATGTTCCCATTATCTTGCCTGACTCCCTGTGTTCCATCAACCAGCGCTACCTCTCCCTTCTTGAGGCAAACCTTACAGGCTCATGTAGAGCCCAAACCCTTACAGAGCAGTTTGGATCTGGGTGCCACCTCTACAGCCCAGCGATTGTCTTCGACGCTAGCCAGCTACAACCCAGTCATCAATGGATCAGGCTACCACGGACTGGAGCAACAGTGCAGTGGGAAGTTAGCAAGCACCTCGTACCTTGGGATGAACCACCAGGCAGCTGGAGGTGGAAGTGACTCTCTTTTCTCAGCGATAACCTCCCAGAGCGGCGGAGCAGACACCTCTCCTTACCTTGGAATAAACCATCAAACTGCTGGTAGCGCAGAGAGCTCCGGGTACTTTGGACTCAGCACTGGGTGTGTGGGTGGTATGCAGAACCAGTTAGGCACTGGCAGGTTAGGAAGTTCAGGAAACCTAGCTCAGCAGCCAAACAGCGGAGGTTTGGGAGGCACTGCCTTTCAGCCTCAACAGAATATGGGAAGTTCTGGATATTTGGCACAGTCACAGAATATGGGAAGCTCTGGATATTTGGGACAGCAGACTAATTTAGGGAGTTCAGGATATTTGGCCCAACAGCCTAATATGGGGAGTTCTGGGTATTTGGCACAACAGCTCAATATGGGGAGTTCTGGGTATTTGGCACAACAGCCTAATATGGGGAGTTCTGGGTATTTGGCACAACAGCCTAATATGGGGAGCTCTGGGTATTTGGCGCAACAGCCTAATATGGGGAGCTCTGGGTATTTGGCACAACAGCCTAATATGGGGAGCTCTGGATACCTGGCTCAGAACTATCAGGGCGGCAGCGGCGGAATGGGTAGCTCGAGCTATCTGGCACAAAATCATTACAGCAGCGGAAGTCTGGGCAGTTCTGGTTTTCTGGCACAGAGCGGCGGCATCATGGACCCCAAAATGGCGTACGCATGGCAGCACCTGAAAGCTGACTTCATGCAGCCCAGGATCAACCACATCCACAAGGCTGTGAACCCCCTCCTCGAAGCCAGCAGAGTGCAGCGGGAGCAATTTGGAGACATCCCAATGGCGGACACGGTGGGGCCCGAGTCGGGGCTGGAGCTCCTCCACGGCCGCCTCCAGAGGGACCCGCGCGGCAGCCGCTCGGACCCTCAGATGGACCATCTGAGGCGAGAGAGGGAGTACAAGCTGGGTAGGCAGACCTCCAGTGAACAGGAAATCCAAGCCAGGCTCAACGAGCTGCCGCTGATCGTGCGGCAGGAGCGCTACCGGAGGCGCCTGGAGAGGCAGTCGTCTAGCGAGCAGGAGGGGAACGGCAAGCCCAGGATCCAGAGGCAGGACTCGAGTGACCTGGAGGGCTCCGTGAAGGAGGGCTCTGACAAACGCTCAGG GGAGAAGAGATCAACCATGGCAGAGATTGTAGAACAGGTCCAGGAGAGAGAGGCAGCAACT GCACGGGGAGAGCCTTATCGCCCTCCCAGCAGCCTCTCGGCGCCCGTGACCCGCTTCGACGGCCGTCCTCGGGCACGAGACCGCCCCAAGCCGAGGAGGAGGCCTCGTCCAAAAGAGCCCGAAGAAACCCGCCGCTCCCGGTCAGCCCCAGCAACCGGGGCCCCGACGACACCCCAGCCGCCTTCACACACTGCCCATAACGAAGGCTTCCTCTACCGCAAAAAGGCCACCAGCTCTGACCTTGAAGCTCAGCAGAGGAGCCCAAACAG caagTCCTGGGTGAACGTATATTGTGTCCTGAAAGAGGGAATGTTGACCTTCTATAAAGATGCTAGGAACCTGAGCACAACGTACAATGGAGAGCCTTCGGTTGACCTTAGTAACTGCTCATTTGACCCTTCACTGGgatacaagaagaagaaaaatgtcttcaTTCTGAA ATTCAGCGATGGGAACAACTTCGTATTCCATGCAAAAGATGAG GAGGACCTGAAGGCTTGGACTTCAAATATCACCACCTGTCTAGAGGAGCACGAGGCCATGGCCAAGTGGGACAAACCGGGCACCTCGTCCATGGACCCCGACCGCTCGGAGCGGAAGGAGAAGTCGGAGGGGGACGCGGACGCCAGGTCAGAGAGGTCCGAGCTggcggagggggaggagaggtcCGAGAAGGAGAGGTCAGAGAAAGGCGACGGCTCCGAGAAGCTAGACACGTCTGAAATCGCTGACAAGTTGGAGGGCGGGGCGGGGGGCTCCAGCACGTCTGGAAAAAGCAAATGA